One genomic segment of Micromonospora sp. WMMC415 includes these proteins:
- a CDS encoding NAD(P)/FAD-dependent oxidoreductase, which produces MRSAVVVGAGVGGLAVAGALARSGWRVTLVERADRIRPEPTAVVLWPNGVRALHALGLGAGLDAIATPLPDGGVRRPDGQWLVQPRPTPADRMPVVVHREDLHDALIAGLGDGVELRTGVTVRTVRAESGARPSVGDGRHTIEADLVVAADGTDSVVRRQLAPEAAVVSSGSAAWRAVIPWYRAPRLPADALPAGEVLGAGYRFVSASLGERGSSGASSRGGIYWVATAAGAPRPEPPETQLALLRRWYAGWPAPIADLLDATDPADLVQQEIRELRPLPRGYGFPAGPGGAVLLGDAAHAMPPHLGQGACLAFEDAATLAVLLRESRLPDAVVAYDRVRRPRAATVIRQTRRMSAVLQARGRLALRARDAALGTLSPRLLASAAASAAEWRPPQ; this is translated from the coding sequence ATGCGCAGCGCGGTCGTGGTCGGAGCCGGCGTCGGCGGTCTCGCGGTCGCCGGCGCGCTGGCCCGCTCGGGGTGGCGCGTCACCCTGGTCGAGCGGGCCGACCGGATCCGTCCGGAGCCCACGGCCGTGGTGCTCTGGCCCAACGGGGTCCGCGCGCTGCACGCCCTCGGCCTCGGCGCCGGGCTGGACGCGATCGCCACGCCGCTACCCGACGGCGGGGTACGCCGCCCGGACGGCCAGTGGCTGGTGCAGCCCCGCCCCACCCCGGCCGACCGGATGCCGGTCGTGGTGCACCGGGAGGACCTGCACGACGCGCTCATCGCCGGGCTGGGTGACGGGGTCGAGCTGCGGACCGGCGTGACGGTCCGCACCGTCCGCGCCGAGTCCGGCGCCCGCCCGTCGGTCGGTGACGGGCGGCACACGATCGAGGCCGACCTGGTCGTCGCCGCCGACGGCACCGACAGCGTCGTCCGCCGGCAGCTCGCACCCGAGGCGGCCGTGGTGAGTTCCGGCTCCGCGGCCTGGCGGGCGGTGATCCCCTGGTACCGGGCGCCCCGGCTGCCCGCCGACGCCCTGCCCGCCGGCGAGGTCCTGGGCGCCGGCTACCGGTTCGTGTCGGCGTCGCTCGGTGAGCGCGGCTCCTCCGGGGCGTCCAGCCGCGGCGGGATCTACTGGGTGGCCACCGCCGCCGGCGCGCCCCGGCCGGAGCCGCCGGAGACCCAGCTCGCCCTGCTGCGCCGCTGGTACGCGGGCTGGCCCGCGCCGATCGCCGACCTGCTCGACGCCACCGACCCCGCCGACCTGGTCCAGCAGGAGATCCGCGAGCTGCGCCCGCTGCCCCGCGGGTACGGTTTCCCGGCCGGCCCGGGGGGAGCGGTGCTGCTGGGTGACGCGGCTCACGCCATGCCGCCGCACCTCGGCCAGGGCGCCTGCCTCGCCTTCGAGGACGCCGCCACGCTCGCCGTGCTGCTGCGCGAGTCGCGGCTGCCGGACGCCGTGGTCGCGTACGACCGGGTGCGCCGGCCCCGGGCGGCGACGGTGATCCGGCAGACCCGCCGCATGTCGGCGGTGCTCCAGGCCCGGGGGCGGCTCGCCCTGCGGGCCCGCGACGCCGCCCTCGGCACGCTCAGCCCGCGCCTGCTGGCCAGCGCCGCCGCGAGCGCGGCCGAGTGGCGCCCGCCGCAGTAG
- the gltB gene encoding glutamate synthase large subunit has translation MAFPYPHSSPQQVPHLGPGAPAAGLYDPAHEHDACGVAFVADLHGRRSHAVVANGLGALCRLDHRGARGAEPNTGDGAGIMIQVPDAFLRAVVDFPLPPAGEYATGLVFLPDDDEAEARARRVVEKYALVEGADVLGWRDVPVDPSGLGETALAAMPRVRQLFLAAHRLIDSPDGPAGSRLGGVELERVAFCVRKQAEREAAERDVAAYFPSLSGRTMVWKGMLTPDQLPAFFPELTDERVESAIALVHSRFSTNTFPSWPLAHPYRFIAHNGEINTIRGNRNWMQAREALLRTPNLPGNIRRIFPVCTPAASDSANFDEVLELLHLAGRSLPHAVLMMIPEAWENDPDMAADKRAFYRFHASLMEPWDGPASVAFTDGEVVGAVLDRNGLRPGRWWQTADGLVVLGSEAGVLDLDPATVVAKGRLQPGRMFLVDTVAGRIVHDDEIKAELAAAQPYADWLHAGLIELTDLPAREHIVYTHDSVRRRQQTFGYTEEELKILLAPMARAGAEPIGSMGTDTPISPLSTRPRLLYDYFHQLFAQVTNPPLDAIREELVTSLQSTIGPEGNLLDPGPASCRQIVLPYPVVDNDELAKILSIDEDGDLPGFKAVRVSGLYRVREGGAGIKARLTEICRHVSEAIEDGVRILVLSDRDSNADLAPIPSLLLTAAVHQHLVREQTRTQVALIVESGDCREVHHAAVLIGYGAAAVNPYLAFESVEDMISTGALVGVEPATAVRNYVKALGKGVLKIMSKMGISTVSSYCGAQVFEAVGLDTRLVERYFRGTPSKIGGIGLGEIHAEVAARHSRAWPAPGAAATDLLEVGGEYQWRREGELHLFNPETVFLLQHATRSRQYDVFRKYTAKVDELAAKAGSLRGLFTLRAGVRPPVPIEEVEPASEIVKRFATGAMSYGSISAEAHETLAIAMNRLGGRSNTGEGGEDVERLYDPERRSSVKQIASGRFGVTTEYLVNADDLQIKMAQGAKPGEGGQLPGNKVWPWIARTRHATPGVGLISPPPHHDIYSIEDLAQLVHDLKCVNPSARVHVKLVSEVGVGTVAAGVAKLKADVILISGHDGGTGASPLNSLKHAGTPWELGLAEAQQTLLLNKLRDRVTVQVDGQLKTGRDVLVAALLGAEEFGFATAPLIVEGCVMMRVCHLDTCPVGIATQNPVLRERFTGKPEFVENFFLFLAEEVRGYLAELGLRSIDEAIGRTELLDVTPAVDHWKASGLDLAPVLHLPDLPEGTARRGVRAQDHGLELALDNELIALAEPALRGSRAAAGVEARDAAPVTRVRVEVPVRNEHRSVGAMLGGEVVRRHGGAGLPADTIEFDLRGTAGQSFGAFLPRGVTLRLHGDANDYVGKGLSGGRLVVRPDEAAPFVAAEAAGGARAEDQIIAGNTILYGATAGEVFLRGRVGERFAVRNSGAVAVVEGVGDHGCEYMTGGTVVVLGPTGRNFAAGMSGGTAFVWRLDRRRVNTELVDLAPLREEERAALHELVQRHFAETDSAVAEEVLKRWPEAVEEFTAVVPRDYRRVLEIMRAAEAAGHDVDDAVMSALAATAAPAAPAAPSAASMPPAPRVAVQEVARA, from the coding sequence GTGGCCTTTCCGTACCCGCACAGCAGCCCGCAGCAGGTCCCGCACCTCGGCCCCGGCGCGCCGGCGGCCGGGCTCTACGATCCCGCGCACGAGCATGACGCCTGCGGGGTGGCCTTCGTGGCGGACCTGCACGGCCGGCGGTCGCACGCGGTCGTGGCGAACGGGCTCGGCGCGCTCTGCCGGCTGGACCACCGGGGTGCCCGTGGCGCGGAGCCGAACACGGGCGACGGCGCCGGGATCATGATCCAGGTGCCGGACGCGTTCCTGCGCGCGGTGGTGGACTTCCCGCTGCCACCCGCCGGCGAGTACGCGACCGGCCTGGTCTTCCTGCCCGACGACGACGAGGCGGAGGCGCGCGCCCGCCGGGTGGTGGAGAAGTACGCGCTGGTCGAGGGCGCCGACGTGCTCGGGTGGCGGGACGTGCCGGTCGACCCGTCCGGCCTGGGTGAGACGGCCCTCGCGGCGATGCCCCGGGTACGGCAGCTCTTCCTCGCCGCGCACCGGCTGATCGACTCGCCGGACGGGCCGGCCGGGTCCCGCCTCGGCGGCGTCGAGCTGGAGCGGGTGGCGTTCTGCGTCCGCAAGCAGGCCGAGCGGGAGGCCGCCGAGCGCGACGTGGCGGCGTACTTCCCGTCCCTGTCCGGCCGGACGATGGTCTGGAAGGGCATGCTCACCCCGGACCAGCTGCCCGCGTTCTTCCCGGAGCTGACCGACGAGCGGGTGGAGAGCGCGATCGCGCTGGTGCACTCCCGGTTCTCGACCAACACGTTCCCGTCCTGGCCGCTGGCGCACCCGTACCGCTTCATCGCCCACAACGGCGAGATCAACACCATCCGGGGCAACCGCAACTGGATGCAGGCCCGGGAGGCGCTGCTGCGCACCCCGAACCTGCCGGGCAACATCCGCCGGATCTTCCCGGTCTGCACGCCCGCCGCCTCCGACTCGGCCAACTTCGACGAGGTCCTCGAACTGCTGCACCTGGCCGGGCGGAGCCTGCCGCACGCGGTGCTGATGATGATCCCGGAGGCCTGGGAGAACGACCCGGACATGGCCGCCGACAAGCGGGCGTTCTACCGGTTCCACGCGAGCCTCATGGAGCCGTGGGACGGGCCGGCGTCGGTGGCGTTCACCGACGGCGAGGTCGTCGGGGCGGTGCTGGACCGCAACGGCCTGCGCCCGGGCCGCTGGTGGCAGACCGCCGACGGGCTCGTCGTGCTCGGCAGCGAGGCGGGCGTGCTGGACCTGGACCCGGCCACCGTCGTCGCCAAGGGGCGCCTCCAGCCGGGGAGGATGTTCCTCGTCGACACCGTCGCCGGCCGGATCGTGCACGACGACGAGATCAAGGCGGAGCTGGCCGCGGCGCAGCCGTACGCCGACTGGCTGCACGCCGGCCTCATCGAGCTGACCGACCTGCCGGCCCGCGAGCACATCGTCTACACCCACGACTCGGTCCGCCGCCGCCAGCAGACCTTCGGCTACACCGAGGAGGAGTTGAAGATCCTCCTCGCGCCGATGGCGCGCGCCGGCGCCGAGCCGATCGGCTCGATGGGCACGGACACGCCGATCTCCCCGCTGTCCACCCGGCCGCGGCTGCTCTACGACTACTTCCACCAGCTCTTCGCCCAGGTCACCAACCCGCCGCTGGACGCGATCCGCGAGGAGTTGGTGACCAGCCTGCAGTCCACCATCGGTCCGGAGGGCAACCTGCTCGACCCGGGCCCGGCGAGCTGCCGGCAGATCGTGCTGCCGTACCCGGTGGTCGACAACGACGAGCTGGCGAAGATCCTCTCCATCGACGAGGACGGCGACCTGCCCGGCTTCAAGGCGGTCCGGGTCTCCGGGCTGTACCGGGTGCGCGAGGGCGGCGCCGGCATCAAGGCCCGCCTGACCGAGATCTGCCGGCACGTCTCCGAGGCGATCGAGGACGGCGTCCGCATCCTGGTGCTGTCCGACCGGGACTCCAACGCCGACCTGGCCCCGATCCCGTCGCTGCTGCTCACCGCGGCGGTGCACCAGCACCTGGTCCGCGAGCAGACCCGTACGCAGGTGGCGCTGATCGTCGAGTCCGGTGACTGCCGGGAGGTGCACCACGCGGCGGTGCTGATCGGGTACGGCGCGGCGGCGGTCAACCCGTACCTGGCCTTCGAGTCCGTGGAGGACATGATCTCGACGGGCGCGCTGGTCGGGGTGGAACCCGCCACGGCGGTCCGCAACTACGTCAAGGCGCTCGGCAAGGGCGTCCTGAAGATCATGTCGAAGATGGGCATCTCCACCGTGTCCTCGTACTGCGGCGCGCAGGTCTTCGAGGCGGTCGGGCTGGACACCCGCCTGGTCGAGCGTTACTTCCGGGGCACCCCCAGCAAGATCGGTGGCATCGGGCTGGGCGAGATCCACGCCGAGGTGGCCGCCCGCCACTCGCGCGCCTGGCCCGCGCCCGGCGCGGCGGCGACCGACCTGTTGGAGGTCGGCGGCGAGTACCAGTGGCGCCGCGAGGGCGAGCTGCACCTGTTCAACCCGGAGACCGTCTTCCTCCTCCAGCACGCCACCCGCAGCCGGCAGTACGACGTCTTCCGGAAGTACACCGCGAAGGTCGACGAGCTGGCCGCGAAGGCGGGGTCGCTGCGCGGCCTGTTCACGCTGCGCGCCGGCGTGCGCCCGCCGGTGCCGATCGAGGAGGTGGAGCCGGCCAGCGAGATCGTCAAGCGGTTCGCGACCGGCGCCATGTCGTACGGGTCGATCTCGGCCGAGGCGCACGAGACCCTCGCGATCGCGATGAACCGCCTCGGCGGCCGGTCCAACACCGGTGAGGGCGGTGAGGACGTCGAGCGGCTGTACGACCCCGAGCGCCGCTCGTCGGTCAAGCAGATCGCCAGCGGCCGCTTCGGTGTGACGACGGAGTACCTGGTCAACGCCGACGACCTCCAGATCAAGATGGCACAGGGCGCCAAGCCCGGCGAGGGCGGCCAGCTACCCGGCAACAAGGTCTGGCCGTGGATCGCGCGGACCCGCCACGCCACGCCCGGTGTCGGGCTGATCTCCCCGCCGCCGCACCACGACATCTACTCCATCGAGGACCTGGCGCAGCTCGTCCACGACCTGAAGTGCGTCAACCCGTCCGCGCGGGTGCACGTCAAGCTGGTCAGCGAGGTCGGCGTGGGCACGGTCGCGGCGGGCGTGGCCAAGCTCAAGGCCGACGTCATCCTCATCTCCGGCCACGACGGCGGCACCGGCGCGTCCCCGCTGAACTCGCTGAAGCACGCCGGCACCCCGTGGGAGCTGGGCCTGGCGGAGGCGCAGCAGACGCTGCTGCTCAACAAGCTCCGCGACCGGGTCACCGTGCAGGTCGACGGCCAGCTCAAGACCGGCCGGGACGTGCTGGTCGCCGCGCTGCTCGGCGCGGAGGAGTTCGGCTTCGCCACCGCCCCGCTGATCGTGGAGGGCTGCGTGATGATGCGGGTGTGCCATCTGGACACCTGCCCGGTCGGCATCGCGACGCAGAACCCGGTGCTGCGCGAGCGGTTCACCGGCAAGCCGGAGTTCGTGGAGAACTTCTTCCTCTTCCTCGCCGAGGAGGTCCGCGGGTACCTGGCCGAGCTGGGCCTGCGGTCGATCGACGAGGCGATCGGGCGGACCGAGCTGCTCGACGTCACTCCGGCGGTCGACCACTGGAAGGCTTCGGGCCTCGACCTCGCCCCGGTGCTGCACCTGCCGGACCTGCCCGAGGGCACCGCCCGGCGGGGCGTCCGCGCCCAGGACCACGGCCTGGAGCTGGCGCTGGACAACGAGCTGATCGCGCTCGCCGAGCCCGCCCTGCGGGGGTCCCGGGCGGCGGCCGGCGTCGAGGCGCGGGACGCCGCACCGGTCACCCGCGTCCGGGTCGAGGTGCCGGTCCGCAACGAGCACCGCAGCGTCGGCGCGATGCTCGGCGGTGAGGTCGTCCGCCGGCACGGCGGCGCCGGCCTGCCCGCCGACACCATCGAGTTCGACCTGCGCGGTACCGCCGGGCAGTCGTTCGGCGCGTTCCTGCCGCGCGGGGTGACCCTGCGGCTGCACGGCGACGCCAACGACTACGTCGGCAAGGGCCTCTCCGGCGGCCGGCTGGTGGTCCGGCCGGACGAGGCCGCGCCGTTCGTGGCCGCCGAGGCCGCCGGGGGCGCGCGGGCCGAGGACCAGATCATCGCCGGTAACACGATCCTGTACGGGGCCACCGCGGGCGAGGTCTTCCTGCGTGGCCGGGTGGGTGAGCGGTTCGCGGTGCGCAACTCGGGCGCGGTGGCCGTCGTCGAGGGCGTCGGCGACCACGGCTGCGAGTACATGACCGGTGGCACCGTGGTGGTGCTCGGCCCGACCGGGCGCAACTTCGCGGCCGGCATGTCCGGCGGGACGGCTTTCGTGTGGCGGCTGGACCGGCGGCGGGTGAACACCGAGCTGGTCGACCTGGCGCCGCTGCGCGAGGAGGAGCGGGCGGCGCTGCACGAGCTGGTGCAGCGGCACTTCGCCGAGACCGACTCGGCGGTCGCCGAGGAGGTGCTCAAGCGCTGGCCGGAGGCGGTGGA
- the lgt gene encoding prolipoprotein diacylglyceryl transferase: MTLASQTPLAALPSPTTAVWQVGPVPIRAYALCIIVGIVVACWVAERRLRQRGVAPGAVLDIAVWAVPTGIIGARIYHVVTSPEKYFGTGGDPLKAFAVWEGGLGIWGAVAGGAVGAWIAARQLGIPFAVVADAVAPGLPLAQAIGRLGNWFNNELYGGRTSLPWGLEIHRMDPDNPGQALRDDAGRPILEEGLYHPTFAYELLWNLGVAALVLVLDRRLKLGRGRAFALYVMGYTAGRFWIELMRTDEANTFFGVRLNVWTAAVVFLAALVYFLRVRGPREYLVPVGVAAATPAPESDLSQVDLSAREAGARPVAPEGYRVVDEQQFRRWRETGELPPEAVDGPAATDDGDAPAADDATAVDRAPEPARQAATGDADAGDAGAPDTGARPADRDS, encoded by the coding sequence GTGACCCTCGCCTCGCAGACACCCCTGGCGGCCCTGCCCAGCCCGACCACCGCCGTGTGGCAGGTGGGCCCGGTGCCGATCCGGGCGTACGCGCTCTGCATCATCGTCGGCATCGTGGTGGCCTGCTGGGTCGCCGAGCGGCGGCTGCGCCAGCGCGGGGTCGCGCCCGGCGCGGTGCTCGACATCGCGGTGTGGGCGGTGCCGACCGGCATCATCGGTGCCCGGATCTACCACGTGGTCACCTCACCGGAGAAGTACTTCGGCACCGGCGGCGACCCGCTGAAGGCGTTCGCCGTCTGGGAGGGCGGTCTCGGCATCTGGGGCGCCGTCGCCGGCGGTGCGGTCGGCGCGTGGATCGCCGCCCGGCAGCTCGGCATCCCATTCGCGGTGGTGGCCGACGCCGTCGCACCGGGGCTGCCGCTGGCGCAGGCGATCGGCCGGCTCGGCAACTGGTTCAACAACGAGCTGTACGGGGGCCGCACCAGCCTGCCCTGGGGCCTGGAGATCCACCGGATGGACCCGGACAACCCGGGTCAGGCGCTGCGCGACGACGCCGGCCGGCCCATCCTCGAGGAGGGCCTCTACCACCCCACCTTCGCCTACGAGCTGCTGTGGAACCTGGGCGTCGCCGCCCTGGTCCTGGTCCTCGACCGCCGGCTCAAGCTGGGCCGCGGCCGGGCGTTCGCGCTCTACGTGATGGGCTACACGGCCGGCCGGTTCTGGATCGAGCTGATGCGCACCGACGAGGCGAACACGTTCTTCGGCGTACGCCTGAACGTCTGGACCGCGGCGGTGGTCTTCCTCGCCGCGCTGGTCTACTTCCTGCGGGTGCGCGGTCCCCGGGAGTACCTGGTCCCGGTCGGCGTCGCCGCGGCGACGCCCGCCCCCGAGTCGGACCTGTCCCAGGTCGACCTGTCGGCCCGCGAGGCGGGTGCCCGGCCGGTGGCCCCGGAGGGGTACCGGGTGGTCGACGAGCAGCAGTTCCGCCGCTGGCGGGAGACCGGCGAGCTGCCGCCCGAGGCGGTGGACGGGCCCGCGGCCACCGACGACGGCGACGCCCCGGCCGCCGACGACGCCACCGCGGTTGACCGGGCGCCGGAGCCGGCGCGCCAGGCGGCGACCGGCGACGCGGACGCCGGGGACGCCGGGGCGCCGGACACCGGTGCGCGCCCCGCCGACCGCGACAGCTGA
- a CDS encoding GNAT family N-acetyltransferase, whose product MDPLRKDTVDRLERFYDAVPRDSALAEEHGTLVLFVRDGAGWPFYARPRLDVPGPPTLADVAAVRERQRELGLPESFEWVHEVTPDLLAVARSAGLSVLEAPLMVLDPAALPDPATLTDVPVRLLDPADPDFAAAVAARRAVAAVGFAAPGTGRGAGGPAERDAALPELDMAALDEERARVADGRRLSALAGTAQEGTLASGMAMRVGDVAEIAGVATLPAARRRGLGAAVTATLARALLAAGTDVVFLSAGSEEIARVYLRVGFRRIGTACIAEPAPVVP is encoded by the coding sequence GTGGATCCCCTGCGCAAGGATACGGTCGACCGGCTGGAGCGTTTCTACGACGCGGTGCCGCGGGACTCCGCCCTCGCCGAGGAGCACGGCACCCTGGTGCTGTTCGTCCGCGACGGTGCCGGCTGGCCGTTCTACGCCCGGCCCCGCCTCGACGTCCCCGGGCCACCCACCCTCGCCGACGTCGCGGCCGTCCGCGAGCGCCAGCGGGAACTCGGGCTGCCGGAGTCCTTCGAGTGGGTCCACGAGGTCACGCCCGACCTGCTGGCCGTCGCCCGCTCGGCGGGCCTGTCCGTGCTCGAGGCGCCGCTGATGGTGCTCGACCCGGCCGCCCTGCCCGACCCGGCGACGCTCACCGACGTACCCGTGCGGCTGCTCGACCCGGCGGACCCGGACTTCGCGGCGGCGGTGGCCGCCCGCCGGGCCGTCGCCGCGGTCGGCTTCGCGGCACCCGGCACCGGCCGGGGTGCGGGTGGCCCCGCCGAGCGCGACGCCGCCCTCCCCGAACTCGACATGGCGGCGCTCGACGAGGAGCGGGCCCGGGTCGCCGACGGCCGGCGGCTGTCCGCCCTGGCCGGCACCGCGCAGGAGGGCACGCTGGCCAGCGGGATGGCGATGCGGGTGGGCGACGTCGCCGAGATCGCCGGCGTGGCCACCCTGCCGGCCGCCCGCCGTCGCGGCCTGGGCGCCGCCGTCACCGCCACCCTGGCCCGGGCGCTGCTCGCCGCCGGCACCGACGTGGTCTTCCTCTCCGCCGGCAGCGAGGAGATCGCCCGCGTCTACCTGCGGGTCGGTTTCCGCCGCATCGGCACCGCCTGCATCGCCGAACCCGCCCCCGTGGTCCCCTGA